The Coffea eugenioides isolate CCC68of unplaced genomic scaffold, Ceug_1.0 ScVebR1_682;HRSCAF=1398, whole genome shotgun sequence DNA window AGCAGGCGGGAAAAGAAACAGAAGAGCGTAAAGCAGTTGACGATGGGAACTGAAAACGTCAACCATGGTGAAAAATGGAACCAAGAATCTTTTGGTGTAAAGAGGAAGAGAATGGATGCTCGCAGTTACAAGGATTTGTTCAAACGAAAACAAATATGTTCAGCATCAGGTAGGCAAATTTCTCATGCGAGGCCCTCCACTTAACATTGTGATGACTGTTGAAAACTTAGAATTTTTCGCACGGTATATTTTTCCAGTATCTATGTTGGATACAAGCGTTTAAATTCATGCTGCATAAATGTTAGTGTCTATAATATTAATTCCAATATCTTGAACTGAGTGGAGAATGAGCTTGCTAATTTGGTCATTGGTATTAATCATAATGTATTTTATGATGCATTTTAGATGGTTGAAagcagtttgtagtgtatgttATGATACATTTGAGATGGTTGAAAGCAGTTGAATCATAATTCATATAACTTTTGGCTGCTTCTGGGTGGTAACAGGCTGATTTGGTTGACCTGCATGTCTTCCTtgtttgtcattgtttactgcATGCAGGTAGGGAGGACGAGTTGGAAAGACATGACCTGTTGCCTCAAGTTGATAGTGGTGGTAACATGAGTTGTTTAAAACAATTAGAGGACAAGAATGAAGGACATGAATGCGGTATGAGGGTCACAGAAGACTCGAGAGAAAAACCTTTGGAGAGAGCTGTCTCAGGAGCTGCATTTGGTTTGAAAGATTGTGATGCCAAGATCTCTGAGCCCAATATTAATTCTACTACTGGAAATTCTCAGATTCCTGAGATGGTGACGTTGACTTGTATGGCGAGTCCACTTGGTTGTAATACTAAGTTGGAAAGTGGTGCCCGATGCATGCAATCAGAAGAAAAGGGGTCTACAATTAATGTAGCGCCTGATGTCACAGGAATCCTTGTTAGTAAATCTGTCTCTGCTCTGGTTGCCGAGTCTGATCCTGCAGCATCCGGGGAGAATGATATATATGGCTTTGTTGGGAACTGTGCTGTCTGCTGTAAGAGGCGAAGGTGCTTTGATCCTCTCTCTTTTTGTTATAAAGCCTTGCATATCCCGATTTTCGGGGATCAgttgtttcatttcaaattttttgaaatgCTCTCAAATGAGGTTATTATCATGCATCAAGTGTGCACTTTTTTTGTGTGTATATTGCTATGTTTGTattgtttagaaaattaaggGCATTGCTCCTGGTCTTTCATCGTTTAGACCTAAATACCAATATAGTCCTGTGCATATTGACCATCTTCCTATCAAGTGAATCTTTTGAGAAAGGAGCCTGATTCATCTCTCTAATAGATActgatttatccaaaaatttaagCATTCCTAGTTTAGTAGTCACCTGATGTATGTCCTTCTCCTTTCCCAGTGCATTCTATACTAACTTCAATCCAGATGGGATGGGGGGTCAATTTCGAGCCTTTTACAAGCACTTTTTCCATCTCTCTCAAAGTCTCCCATTCTGAGATGTGCAACCCAGATAAACAAGTGTCACTGGAGCAAATCCTCCATATTTGTCTTAAAAAATCTTTCCCTTGCAATCTTTGTTTGGGTTTTGTTAAGTTTTAGTTTAGAATTATCCATCTGTTGCAGTCCCCTTCTTTACGTGGTGTTTCACTCCTCACATTTAACGAGCATGTTTTCTCTGAATGAGTTATTTGTATAACAGAGTACCAGTTGGATAATCCCATTTTACGGTGTAGGTTGCTGTGCTGTCATGGTGCTTGGTCTTACTGTTACATCTTTTGCTTTGGCTTCCTAAGTTGCTGTTGGAAATAATGATCCAGAATCTCTTCTTTACATAATCTCTCGTTCCAGGATCTGCTTGATGTCATTCTGAACTTCAAGTAAACAGAGCTGAAGTTCTTCCTATTGCTTTTTGATGCTATTAGATGCTGCTAAGCCAATGGAATTGTCAACCTCTTGTTCTTTCGAGTTATCAATCTTTTCTCTTGTCAATGCCCTTTACCTTAGCTCGGTTATACGTGCTGATAGGTTCCCAAGGTCATGGACTTTCTTCAACAGCTCATCAGTATAGTGAATTTTCATTACTGCTCCTTTGAATGCCACATTGTTGCTTATCCCTGTGGTGCAGACTTTCCAACCATTTACAGAGTCCTTTGTCTTTTTCTCCCAATTAAGGATGCCATAGGTGTTAGATTACTGGAGAGCACTTTGATGTATTATCTTGTTTCTGGAGGCTGAAAGaaaatttcagcaattcctCATATATAAAACTTAACTCCATATAGGGTTGAAAGAATTTCTCATAAGTGGAAATCCTAACTTCTGATACTACTTTAGTTCATCTGAAAGAGCCTTATGTATCTACCACAGCAACGTACTTCAACACTTTATTAAATTATAACGTGTGTTTAGAAAATAtattgagtgtgtttggatagtagattatttggaataattttttgaaaaaaataccGTAGCACatttttgatgtgatgtatgtgagataaaaaggtggttggaaaatgtgttgatttaagtaaataaaattgtcaaataaactacaatccaaacaaattaaAATTGTAAACTGGCAGGTGGATGGCACAATAAACTTTGGACGAACACTTGTCTTCATGGTCTTCCTAGTCATATATTTTCAGGGATACCTTTTGGCAAAACAGTTTCTTCATGATCTGTCAGTAGTCTTACTTTTCATGAGATGTCCTTTCTAGCTGTATTATAGGCATCATATCAACTTTTTTAGCAGCCCATCTGTTAAATAAAGGCAACCATGCATGGAAACTAGCTGCCACCATCATCGAGGATTGCCGAGTGTTCATGGATGTTTACTCAGACAGGAATACTGGAGTTGATTGTCCGGCTAAAATGGGTTCTTTTAACCAGGTTTTCATAGTGCTTGATGTACCTTCATATGTGATACAGGTTTTAGTACAGGATAGCATTTAGCACAGCCATCTAAGTGTGCATTTTCCTTGAATGAGTACAAATGTATCTTTAACTCTAAATGGTGTATTTCTTACTAAGTGTGATTTTGGTTGACTGAGTACAAATCTATGGTGAACTCTTGCTTATGTATTCATCATATATGAAAGGCTTTAATAAGCTTGTA harbors:
- the LOC113758735 gene encoding uncharacterized protein LOC113758735 — its product is MANDSRSRQRNKDFEGDSSGKSMDSGEGTLNSGTLKVDASRLRQTTQGASSSGQMTSSPSSTRKSERLEKRMPSTPLPVIRKSERLEKQSAPSPLRRSDRSRALGSSTSYGSKSLEKVSSSADRMSRREKKQKSVKQLTMGTENVNHGEKWNQESFGVKRKRMDARSYKDLFKRKQICSASGREDELERHDLLPQVDSGGNMSCLKQLEDKNEGHECGMRVTEDSREKPLERAVSGAAFGLKDCDAKISEPNINSTTGNSQIPEMVTLTCMASPLGCNTKLESGARCMQSEEKGSTINVAPDVTGILVSKSVSALVAESDPAASGENDIYGFVGNCAVCCKRRRSDYDSPKEELCSCGATLSCTSGDISRNK